Genomic window (Osmerus eperlanus unplaced genomic scaffold, fOsmEpe2.1 SCAFFOLD_664, whole genome shotgun sequence):
GCGTCAGGCAGAAACCCAGTTTCAGCAGCATGGCTGCCAGATACCACACCTTCTTTTTCAGGCCCGGCGAACCATTTCGCGGGTCGTATCCTGGTTTACACCGACCCGCCATCTTCACCGCGAGCATAAGGATAAGGATGCCGTCGAAGATCCATGCAGGTAGAAAGATAAGGAACCAGTTCCAGTGGACTTTGCCATCTAGCTTCAGCACCAGCATGATGAGGAAGACGAGGATGAATAACCAGGTCAGAAGAACTCTCTGAGCCAGCGACATCTCTCAGCTACGGACGGTGTCCCCACATAAGCATAGGATGGAGGAGTCTGTTCTGGTTTCAGACACCGCTGGtcctgaggagagatggatgagtgAGTAGAGTCCGGTGGGAAATACATGCAGGCAAGCTTGCAACTTTGCCAGACGACAGTCTGTCTGGATTCTACTGAGGCTAGCTAGGAGCAACCGTTAACATTATGAATCCTATGGC
Coding sequences:
- the LOC134016483 gene encoding transmembrane protein 60-like; protein product: MSLAQRVLLTWLFILVFLIMLVLKLDGKVHWNWFLIFLPAWIFDGILILMLAVKMAGRCKPGYDPRNGSPGLKKKVWYLAAMLLKLGFCLTLCARLEKLTEVKITLVCIPLWSMLLGAMVELGSNIFPDSRD